A portion of the Bactrocera neohumeralis isolate Rockhampton chromosome 2, APGP_CSIRO_Bneo_wtdbg2-racon-allhic-juicebox.fasta_v2, whole genome shotgun sequence genome contains these proteins:
- the LOC126750816 gene encoding eukaryotic translation initiation factor 3 subunit A has translation MARYTQRPENALKRANEFIEVGKPLRALDTLQEVFRNKRWNYAYSETIIEPLMFKYLYLCVELKKSHIAKEGLFQYRNMFQLVNVNSLENVIRGYLRMAEEHTEAAQAQSSAAVAVLELDDLDNIATPESILMSAVCGEDAQDRSDRTILLPWVKFLWESYCQCLELLRVNTHCEALYHDIARMAFQFCLKYNRKSEFRRLCDKLRKHLEDICKSTTQTTGVSITKLETQQLCLDTRLYQLDSAIQMELWQEAYKAIEDIHGLMALSKKTPVPKTMANYYQKLAMVFSKAGNQLFHAAALLKLFQLTRELKKNLTKDDMQRMASHVLIATVSIPLPSAHPEFDRFIEADKSPLEKAQKLAVLLGLQQPPTRASLIKEVVRLNVPQLASEEFRNLYNWLEVDFNPLNLCKRVQTVIDVIESAPPENNLLAPYIKSLKDVTIMRLIREISQVYQSIEFSRLLQLASFCNIFELEKLLVESVRHNDMQIRIDHQKKCIYFGTDLTESQREDHPDGPTLQSMPSEQIRSQLVNMATVLNRAVSVVYPNREKDQRAKLRAQMVYHYHEIKDREHQRILQRQKIIEDRKEFIEKQNNAREEEEARRLEEESRKAKLAEQKRLEQENEERERKRHQNEIEAIKVKSLKDKMQQISQTAHGKKMLSKLDEESIKKLDAEQIAAKESEELQRERKELQSKLKSQEKKIDYFERAKRMEEIPLFEKYLAEKQVKDKEFWEAQEQQRIETAITERKDAVAQQERLKRMYEDRDVFLEALKKERASLYVEKLKKFEVALAEERKRLLAHRCEMRRQERRRQWLREKEEERMRKEEEIRRAKEEEERAIAEALRKEREAEEEKRRIQYEKQRAKEEEAERRIQEERERLAREVAAENREKGGDKDRDQWRRGDRGERGERIERSDRIERGDRIERGGDRTERGERGNASNTEWRRERPERVERGERVERAERPERGDRFERKEGESGGSDSWRVRRDPDPAAPRAGGPGVGRDNREARDGREGGDKWRRGGTGAGGLGGAPRRDDRESREGGGNWRDAPRNDRERDNRDMRDNRRRDERGDRRDRDRGAGGGGKDSGSWRMERPSGRDDKERSAPKREPQEKENKSGDDGEWTNVRRR, from the exons aTGGCGCGCTATACTCAACGTCCGGAAAATGCTCTGAAAAGAGCAAATG AATTCATTGAAGTTGGAAAGCCTTTGCGTGCTTTGGACACCCTTCAGGAGGTATTCCGTAACAAGCGCTGGAACTATGCCTACTCCGAGACCATTATTGAACCACTTATGTTTAAGTATTTATACTTATGTGTGGAGttgaaaaaatcacatatcGCTAAGGAGGGTTTGTTCCAATACCGCAATATGTTTCAGCTGGTGAATGTGAATTCTTTGGAAAATGTAATTCGAGGATATTTGCGTATGGCCGAAGAACACACTGAGGCCGCACAGGCTCAGTCGTCGGCAGCAGTTGCCGTTTTGGAGTTGGACGATCTGGACAATATTGCTACACCTGAAAGCATTTTAATGAGTGCCGTATGTGGTGAAGATGCACAAGATCGTTCCGATCGCACAATCCTATTGCCATGGGTAAAGTTTTTGTGGGAATCTTATTGCCAGTGCTTGGAATTGTTGCGTGTGAATACGCACTGTGAAGCCCTGTACCACGATATCGCTCGCATGGCATTTCAGTTCTGTTTGAAGTACAATCGCAAGAGTGAGTTTAGACGTTTGTGCGATAAGTTGCGAAAGCATTTGGAAGATATTTGTAAAAGTACTACCCAAACTACTGGTGTCTCAATAACTAAACTTGAAACACAACAGTTGTGTTTGGATACAAGGCTTTATCAATTAGATTCTGCTATACAGATGGAGTTATGGCAAGAGGCGTATAAGGCCATTGAAGACATACACGGTTTGATGGCATTGTCAAAGAAAACGCCAGTGCCAAAAACAATGGCAAATTATTACCAGAAATTAGCAATGGTTTTCTCCAAGGCTGGAAATCAACTTTTCCATGCTGCAGCATTGTTGAAGCTGTTCCAGTTGACACGcgaattgaagaaaaatttaacaaaggATGACATGCAACGTATGGCTTCTCATGTCCTTATAGCAACAGTTTCGATCCCACTGCCCTCGGCTCATCCAGAATTCGATCGTTTCATTGAAGCCGATAAGAGTCCACTAGAAAAAGCTCAAAAACTAGCTGTGCTACTCGGTCTTCAACAGCCTCCAACGAGGGCTTCTTTAATTAAGGAAGTT GTCAGGCTAAATGTACCGCAGTTAGCTTCTGAAGAGTTCAGAAACTTATATAACTGGTTAGAAGTTGATTTCAACCCCTTGAATTTATGTAAGCGTGTGCAAACTGTTATCGATGTTATTGAAAGCGCTCCCCCAGAGAACAACTTGTTGGCACCTTATATAAAATCATTGAAAGATGTTACAATTATGCGATTGATTAGAGAAATTTCACAAGTTTATCAGAGTATTGAATTCAGCCGTTTGTTACAACTAGCATCGTTCTGCAATATTTTCGAACTCGAAAAGTTGTTGGTCGAGTCCGTGCGTCATAATGATATGCAAATTCGAATTGATCATCAAAAGAAatgtatttactttggaactgaTTTAACCGAAAGTCAGAGGGAAGATCACCCCGATGGTCCAACATTACAGTCAATGCCTTCTGAGCAAATTCGGTCACAACTGGTTAACATGGCAACAGTTTTAAATCGTGCTGTATCGGTTGTCTATCCAAATCGTGAAAAAGATCAACGTGCCAAACTGCGGGCTCAGATGGTGTATCACTATCACGAGATCAAGGATCGGGAACATCAACGTATTTTGCAACGTCAAAAGATTATCGAAGATCGTAAAGAATTTATTGAAAAGCAGAATAATGCACGTGAAGAGGAAGAAGCTCGTCGTTTGGAAGAAGAAAGTCGCAAGGCGAAACTTGCCGAGCAAAAGAGGCTGGAGCAGGAGAACGAAGAGCGCGAGAGAAAGCGCcatcaaaatgaaattgaagcaaTTAAGGTCAAGAGCCTAAAG gataaaatgcaacaaatttcGCAAACCGCGCACGGTAAAAAGATGCTTTCTAAATTGGATGAAgaaagtattaaaaagttgGATGCGGAACAAATCGCGGCTAAGGAATCTGAAGAATTGCAAAGGGAACGCAAAGAATTACAGTCGAAACTCAAGTCCCAAGAGAAAAAGATCGATTACTTCGAGCGAGCTAAGCGAATGGAGGAAATACctcttttcgaaaaatatttggccGAAAAACAAGTTAAAGACAAAGAGTTTTGGGAAGCACAAGAACAACAGCGCATTGAGACCGCTATTACAGAACGTAAAGACGCTGTCGCACAACAGGAGCGTTTGAAACGCATGTATGAGGATCGTGATGTCTTCCTAGAGGCCTTGAAGAAGGAACGTGCATCATTGTATGTcgaaaaactaaagaaattcGAAGTCGCTTTGGCCGAAGAACGTAAGCGTTTGTTAGCACATCGTTGCGAGATGCGTCGTCAAGAACGTCGCCGTCAATGGCTTcgtgaaaaggaagaagaacGTATGCGCAAAGAAGAGGAAATTCGTAGAGCAAAGGAGGAAGAAGAAAGGGCTATTGCTGAAGCTTTGCGCAAGGAGCGcgaagcagaagaagagaaaaGACGTATTCAATATGAGAAACAACGTGCTAAGGAAGAGGAAGCTGAGCGCCGTATACAGGAAGAACGTGAACGTTTGGCTCGTGAAGTGGCTGCTGAAAATCGTGAAAAGGGCGGTGATAAGGATCGCGATCAATGGCGACGAGGTGATCGTGGCGAACGTGGCGAAAGAATAGAACGTAGTGATCGCATCGAACGTGGTGATCGTATCGAACGTGGTGGCGATCGTACCGAACGCGGAGAACGTGGTAACGCTTCTAACACCGAATGGCGTCGTGAGCGTCCAGAACGCGTTGAACGTGGCGAACGGGTCGAGCGTGCTGAACGTCCAGAGCGTGGCGATCGTTTTGAACGTAAGGAAGGTGAAAGTGGCGGATCCGACTCATGGCGTGTACGTCGTGATCCCGACCCAGCAGCTCCTCGTGCGGGTGGTCCCGGAGTTGGACGCGATAATCGTGAAGCACGAGACGGCCGTGAAGGTGGCGATAAGTGGCGCCGTGGTGGCACCGGAGCTGGTGGCCTTGGAGGCGCTCCCAGACGCGATGATAGGGAAAGTCGTGAGGGCGGTGGAAACTGGCGAGATGCGCCACGTAATGATCGTGAACGCGACAATCGAGATATGCGCGACAATCGCCGTCGCGATGAACGAGGTGATAGACGTGATCGTGACCGCGGAGCCGGTGGTGGTGGCAAAGATTCCGGAAGTTGGAGAATGGAACGACCTTCTGGTCGTGATGACAAGGAAAGAAGTGCTCCCAAACGCGAACCTCAAGAAAAAG AGAACAAAAGTGGAGATGATGGCGAGTGGACTAATGTAAGGCGCCGTTAA
- the LOC126750850 gene encoding CUE domain-containing protein 2, which yields MTNMEKQHEMVKRSLVQFISAHIPGADFSVVDEIVLQYIISILEEASQDPCFDVEDFVEMMGAYFAEFSSIDQGIICEWIYKLANELNEMEKNQGNQSSTNLSLNSLSLSDIIPESKLRARNASISEKDEHAINGSCAGGAGPKRAQHLSETSDGGSTDSSTCDYYLDEAEVLQEMFPDTAYVEVKHCIAIAKGDIDSATQILLHRQETGQSLTDKSITITGRKNIVVDDAELKNRIIERYSYVDKNATQREYKPMVPKFEPKKLVRYRDNKIVSLKGERYTEVKRDEEAELKKPKKQLQP from the exons atgaCCAACATGGAGAAGCAACATGAAATGGTAAAACGCAGTCTGGTGCAATTCATTAGTGCCCACATTCCAGGTGCAGATTTTAGTGTAGTGGACGAAATAGTTTTGCAgtatattatttccattttggaGGAAGCTTCACAAGATCCATGTTTCGATGTTGAAGATTTCGTCGAAATGATGGGCGCTTATTTTGCCGAGTTTTCCTCAATTGACCAGGGTATTATTTGCGAATGGATATATAAATTGGCAAATGAATTGAACGAAATGGAAAAGAATCAAGGAAATCAAAGTTCTACAAATTTATCCTTGAA ttctttGAGTCTTTCTGATATTATACCCGAATCAAAGTTACGTGCACGTAATGCTTCCATTTCTGAAAAGGATGAACACGCCATAAATGGCAGCTGCGCAGGTGGGGCCGGGCCCAAGCGCGCACAGCATTTATCAGAAACTAGTGATGGTGGTTCTACTGATAGCTCAACTTGCGATTATTATTTGGATGAAGCCGAGGTTTTGCAAGAAATGTTTCCAGACACAGCCTATGTAGAG GTAAAACATTGCATTGCTATAGCTAAAGGGGATATTGACAGCGCAACACAAATTCTATTGCACCGCCAAGAGACTGGCCAAAGTTTGACCGACAAATCCATTACAATTACTGGAcgtaaaaatattgttgtagaTGATGCCGAACTAAAAAATCGTATTATTGAGAG ATACTCATACGTTGATAAAAATGCAACTCAGCGTGAATACAAGCCAATGGTACCGAAATTCGAACCAAAGAAATTGGTTCGCTATAGAGATAACAAGATTGTTTCATTGAAAGGCGAACGTTATACTGAAGTTAAGCGCGACGAGGAAGCTGagttaaaaaaacccaaaaagcAACTTCAACCGTAA